One Mycolicibacterium rufum genomic window, ACGGCCGAATAATCCCGGCACAGAGCGATTTCAGACATTGACGGCATCCTCTGCGGTCCGTTCGGCGAGCTCGGCGACCTCGGTGGCCGTCGGCATGGCGGTCGAACATTCCAGCCGGCCCGCGACGATGGCGCCTGCGGCGTTCGCGTAGCGCAGCGTCTTCTCCAGCGACCAGCCGTGCAGCAGGCCGTGGCACAGGCTGCCGCCGAAGGCGTCTCCGGCGCCGAGGCCGTTGACGACGTCGACCTCGTTGGGGGGCACGGTCACCGATGACCGGCGGCTCTTGCCGAGCACGCCACGCGGGCCCTGCTTGACGATGGCGATCTCGACGCCGAGGTCGAGCAGCGCATCGGCGGCCTTGTGCGGGTTCGTCTCGCCGACGGCGATCTCGCACTCCTCCCGGTTGCCGACGGCGACGGTCACGTGCGACAGCGCCCTGCGCACCTGCTCGGTGGCGGCAGCGGGGGAGTCCCAGAACATCGGCCGGTAGTCGAGATCCAGCACGGTCAGCGGCCGGCGCTCCCGCGCCTCCCATGCCGCGAAATGCGCAGCGCGACTGGGCTCCTCGGACAGTCCGGTGACCGTGGCCCAGAACAGGCGCGCCGAGCGCACCGCGTCGGTGTCGATCTCGTCGGGGCGGATCTGCAGATCGGGTGCACTGGGCTTGCGGTAGAAGTACAGCGGGAAGTCGTCCGGGGGGAAGATCTCGCAGAACGTGACCGGCGTCGGGAACTCACCGTGGGTGGCGACGAACCGGTTGTCGACGCCCAGACGCGCCAGTTCGGCGCGCACGAAGCGGCCGAAGGGGTCGTCGCCGGCGCCGGAAATCAGGGCGGCGTGGTTGCCGAGCCGAGCGGCGGCGACCGCGACGTTGGCGGCGCTGCCCCCGAGGAACTTGCCGAACGTCGCGACGTCTTCGAGGCCGACGCCGACCTGTAGTGGGTACACGTCGACGCCGCTGCGCCCGATGGCGAGGACGTCGTAGGGCTGTTGGGTCATCACAAGTCACTCCGA contains:
- the iolC gene encoding 5-dehydro-2-deoxygluconokinase; the encoded protein is MTQQPYDVLAIGRSGVDVYPLQVGVGLEDVATFGKFLGGSAANVAVAAARLGNHAALISGAGDDPFGRFVRAELARLGVDNRFVATHGEFPTPVTFCEIFPPDDFPLYFYRKPSAPDLQIRPDEIDTDAVRSARLFWATVTGLSEEPSRAAHFAAWEARERRPLTVLDLDYRPMFWDSPAAATEQVRRALSHVTVAVGNREECEIAVGETNPHKAADALLDLGVEIAIVKQGPRGVLGKSRRSSVTVPPNEVDVVNGLGAGDAFGGSLCHGLLHGWSLEKTLRYANAAGAIVAGRLECSTAMPTATEVAELAERTAEDAVNV